In Bactrocera neohumeralis isolate Rockhampton chromosome 5, APGP_CSIRO_Bneo_wtdbg2-racon-allhic-juicebox.fasta_v2, whole genome shotgun sequence, the genomic window TTTTCCTAATGCTATGTCTTTGCGATCTTTAtatcttttaaaacaaaaacaaatttattacatttacacttatatatgtatgtatgaatgtacatcaactttgaaaaaataattttaaataaacaaataaatgtacaaaaaatcgatgacaaattatttaatatgttaGTTTGTGCACAATATGATTATTTAAGATGGTGCAGCAGTTCTGTACCCGTTTGTATTAGTTACTATCTACTAACTAAGCAGTTCCAGATGTCCGCTCAATATGAAATTTGAcgaatttgtatacatatatgtattatataatagctagcatttgattgtttttgtttttttttttttggttcagaTAAATTGTCATCAAGGTCCTCCAACGGTTTCTACGGGGTCGGACCATAAGGAGAGGGCTGTAGGGTAAGCTGAGCATGCAAATAGGTGGTTAGAATCAAGCGGGGACACATGCTGGAGAGATGCGGGCATCACCGTGTAgatgttcgataggagacatcccgttatagtccggagtgcagtgttctgggCTGGCAGTGTAaactgccggctaaaatagctcgcgcagtTCTTCGTGTCCAAAGAAGCATggatatttaattgaatttcaactATAATACGTAATCATGGCTCTTCAAAGCCTTAACAGTAGTCCAAAGTTTACTCCCGCCGGTGGAGAAGTTGCAAGGCTTCCGATGCTTATGTTGATTTACCATTTAACGAATATCCAGACCTTATTCGGGGATCACAGGGATCGGCTTGGCGTAAGTTGTCGCATTCATTAGCTAAAAAAGCTGCTTCGGCTCGGGAATTGGAACGGAGTTCCGCGATTCTTCTAACCaggatgaagcgagcggtagcagCTCCGATCACTTTGCAGAATTCAAGTTCACCAACGATAACGTCCATAGGAATGGATAGTGCGGTGAAGATGCTCTcggtaaattctgtgaagccaaCCCAGtcagctttgttaaagttaacgaAGGTACGGTTGTCCGAAGAAATAAAGTCGggaggtttctcgatcgagataattatgagcagatggtctgatgcgagagttaaACCAAGTCGCCAGATTATGCATATTATCAGACCACCACTAGCAATCGTAATGTCGGGCGAGCTATTATAGGTGCCCATAATTCTGGTGGGGGCTTcatcattcattgtgcagaatgtcgaatcgtctaTCTGTTCTGCCAGCTCCATCCCACTACGACCATTTAAAGTTGCCTAGTATGTTCGGGTAATACCCTGTAGGGGAGCTAACTGGGGaactcgacatcgcctgaccaaATAGCAATACCCTGTATTACGCCtaaccgaggtggagtttggatggagcctttTGGCGCAGACGGAGCAGAAATATTCCACCGGTCTCGGGTTAGACTTAATGCCAGCAAGAGTATGTATaccatatcaaaatatttggtATTCCAGTGAAGGCGTAGTGCATCGACCGGAACAAATGGTAGTCAGAAGCGGCAGAGTCTGGGCTATAGGGTGGGTGAGCCAAAACTTCCCACTTGTCACTGGCaatgaaaaatggatttattttaagaatcctAAGCAGTGAAAATCATGGGCCAATCGGCGACATCCATTCGGTAAGAAGACAATGctctgtgtttggtgggattagaaGAGCGTGGTATAccatgagcttctaaaaccttGTTAAACTGTAGATACTAATCGCTACAGACaagaaatgatcaatttgaacaTTGCATTCATCGAAAAACGAGCAGAATGGGCCAGAAGAAACggcaaagaaaatttgttaCACGACAATGCATTTGGACACAAAGCAAAACGGTTCAGGATACAATCAAAGTATTTGGCTGGGAGCTGCTACCCCATCCGCCGAATTGACCAGACTTGGCCTGGAGTCGAGAGTCGAAATAAAACCTTGCACAAATAGTGCATTTATGCCTACTCCATCTCACGTttaacaaatttcgaaaatggGCCATAACTTTTCAAGTCTCCATATACAGAATATGTGGACACCACTGCCTACGTCTGACTTATTAccaaaatatcggtcaataagtAAGATTTATTGttgaaattcggagagaataTTTTCATGACATCAGTATGTCCTcctgtcaaaaatgggttaaatcggaTTAATACTATCCCTAGgctccatatacctaatgtaaagattttcgagcTTCCGGTTGTCTTTTTCCTGCATTTATCGGTTAATATGTGAGTTGTCTTAAAATTCAATTGACTGAATAAGTCTGTCAGTGTGTTGTTACTATCATAAAATCACATGGAAACATATTATTCAGTATACTTGAACAATGCCAAAAGCTAATGTAAACAGTCCAGACCTTCCTCTAGATTCAAATACGCTATAAAGCGGTTTTCGTGGAGAGTCGGACGAattgtgtgatattttaatgaaaacaggTTTTCGTAAAAATCATCTGGCTTAACGCTGAATATGATTAAAATTGGTTCAAGTCTCATTGAAACTTCATACGCCTAAATGATGACTTCCAATACTCTGGTTGACTTTTACTTCGAGATAAGAGAGCACAGACGTTTCACTTTCGTAGCGCAAATGGTTTCTTCTACTATCATAAGTGCTCGTAACTTTGCTGACGTTTACTAGAGTCCAAATGGGTAGACCAATAGTCATTTGAAGCAGACGAAATTGATACCAAACTATCGATaagaaacataaaatatattagtacaaatttttacgtttattaatttaaacagAATCTggtatacgtatgtacatatatacaaaattatgatGCTCTCttactttaaattgaaataagtaAAAGTTCTAAGCTTACAAACTGGTTTACCTAGCTACTTCTATATAGAAatcatacgtatatgtatatcttatagtAAAAGTAGAATTACGTCTTCCCCTGGAAGGTATTTGTGTCACTTTAAAACCCGCACCTCCACATATAAAGAATCATTACGCAAGAAATTCGCATTCGTTATAATTTTATGTGGTATATGAAAGTACTGATTGTTCTGTATGAACTCGTCGTTCTTCTTGCGCACCAGAATCGTCTTGACATAATCCTGCGATTCCTCGGCATTGTTGAATTGCGCGCGTATGATTATGTCGGCTTGCAGGCGACACGGCCAGGACAGCAGCGCATCGTACTCGCCGGCGATTACATTGAGGCAGGCGATCAAGTTGCGGCCCTTCCACGTACCTTTACCGTTCGGGTGTATGTCGAGCTGCAAGTGAGGTCATAACGAAATCGTTAGATAAGTGCATTGCCAACACAGTCATGTGACACATATTTTTGTGATCAATAGAGGGCGTCAACTTACGCGCAGCGCATAACCATATGGCTTATTGGAGAACATGGCGCTATGCAGTATCGTTTCATATTGTTTCGCCTCCTCCAGTTTCTTCGAGAAGTCTTTGATGCGCCAAATCAAGTGACCTGCGCACGAGTGCAAATATTACTTTGACTTTGATACAATATTTAGGAAGCGCTGATTGGTGGAACTTACCTCTTGTGTTTTGTATGCTGGTGAGCCGTTGTTGAGTGGCCAAATGGTTCTCCAAATCCGCCAGCGTTTGCATGGTCTGATGCAGTTTAGTGTCGATTTGATTCACTATGCCCTCCAACTTTTCACAGCGTTCTTCCGTCTCGCAAACTATATTTTTCATGCTCTTCACTTCCAGATCCATATTCGCCTGTTTCGCATTCAAATCGCTATTGGCtacaaacttggttttcaaatCTCCATCCAGTACATTTAGGAACTCTTCGATTTCGATGAATTTGTCACTGCAAGGTAAGATAAAAGTCTgagtaaaaatttctttgatttcCGCACATACTAACAGATTCTTCTTCTCATTTTCCAAGATCATCTCCTCCAGTTTCATGGTGTTATCGTTTAAATGGTTCACATGTTCTGCCACTTCCAGCGACAATTGTTGTATATTCTTTTGCAACACATCCATTTCCCCCTGTATGTCGGCTTTGACTttctacaataattttatttcataaaatatttcaaatagtaTTTCGTTTGTTCAATTCAACCTTTATCATTTCGAAATTGGCCACATTGTCCTTGTAGGCCTCGCCCACCTCGAACTGTCGTTGCACAATCTCCTCGTTGAGTAAAGCTTTCACGCCTCTGACACTTTCATCGGCTTCGTGTTTCCAATCCTCCAAGACCTGATTGTATTTACGCAAATTCCCAACATCTGTGATCAGATGCAATCGTTGGCCGATCTCCTCATTGAGTACCGAACGCAGCGCGCTCAAATCTTTTTCCAGCTGATTTATTCGATTGTCCATGAATTGATCGAGACGTTCGAGGCTATTCGATTGTTGTGGCTGTGCTTTGGCTCGGGGGCACTCTTTTAGGTGTGTGCGCATGCGAATTCGTGGCACAAAGGCGTTGCAGCTATTTGGACACTGCTCTAGTACTTGGCCGCAATGTATGAGGTGTTCCTGTcaaaattagaaatatatagATAAAATATGCCtgagtatacaaaaaaattgagcactgactcatttatttttttctatgtttgGTTTGGAAGGAAGATTTGtagataaatattatataaatgagtTAGATAAAGCCTCTGATATTCGCTCTCACTACGGAAATGGTAAAAAATAGATAGATTGATATAGTTAACTATAAAACTTTGGCGTAACAATTTGACCTGACTCCGATCTCCAATCGACCCAATAAGGCACAGTAACGtcgaaaataaattcatatggATGCCAAAAAATACTGGCTAAAACCATACCGGCCGATTGTAGCGCATTAAAACGCTTTGGACGACTTTCCCTGAGCAAAACACATTCAGCGGATACAGATTTCATCCTGTTCTTGTTGCATGTCACATATATTTCGAGTGGCTGTTGCACCGCTAATAAGAATatctcgaaaaatatttgttaaaaatattgaaaaagggTCATCGCACTTCCTACATAGCATTTTACTCTACGCATATTCGTAAAATGATCAGTGGTGGAACCTTGGAATATCATAAGTcagatagcggctacgctgggtaggtcatgtcgtccgaatgaatgaaaacactccagctctgaaagtattcgccgggggaaacagaggaagaggaagacctcctctccgttggaaaaaccaggtggtGATGGACCTGGCTGCACATGATATCTCTTATTGGCTACAAACAGCGAAAGAGAAAAACGACGAAACGATACCTCGAACTGTTATGACACCGCATCAACCCGACTTTGagaattaatattttccttaattttttacgatttattCGCCGAAAGTTTCGGAAATCAATAACAGGATATTAAGAGACGGCGATACACAGAACTACCCCATgaattttataaacaagtaaCAGTGTTAATGGAATGAATGTCAACACTCCAAAACATATACCTTTCGAAATAGCCACATATAATTATAACCTAAGAGCAGTCGGTAAATCTGTGGGTTTGTCAGGTGTATTATCATAGCTTTTAATgttgaagaaaaatgttttaatcGACATCCACGAAAACCATGTCAAAGTAAAAAATCTTCGAAGGAAAAGCTATTGGATAATGTCATTGAAGACAGAAGAATGAAAATTGGTTACCAAATCATACTATTTTCTCTCTCAAGAGGACAACATCATATATTTGTGAGCTAAAGTGTGAGAAACCATGTTCATCGCCTGAACAACTGTATTTGGTTATCTTTGAGCTTCCATCTAAGCATAATAATtaagaaactgaaaattttttccttaaatcatTCTGATATTATAGCAAAGTATAACACTTCTGTTAGTGTATTGcagttttatatacaaacactGCACATAACAATGCTCCACTGTTATCCAGCAAACATAGATAGTGCTAAACATATTATCTACCCTTCTTATCTAATTATtgtatttcaaaacaatttatgTACTCATGAGTATGCGGCAGATATGCTCAATGCCAAATCTCTTACACACAAAAGTGTGTTTGCTGAACTTGAACAACTATGGATCACTTTGAGTCTTTTGGTAGGTCCAACTAAAACTCGTTGcccaaaaaatgcaaatatttggaaAGAGCGATAAGAGTTTGGAGACAAATTCCATGCTTATCACAATTTTGACTGCTATCAAGTTGCTTATCGGGGAAGGTCACTAATACTTAACATAAAGATATACCCGAATTCcattgaataatttaataagcacattattcaaaaactttcattttcacTAAACACGAATACAAGATTTGAACCATTTTCGAACGATATTCTTACTTAAAATTTCCGATTTGCCGATCGATTTCTTAATTTTGAGCGCACTAACTTGCTGCCAAGTAACCGTTTGACTGCGCGTTgttgactaaataaatttaggGTCAGTTTGTTGCCGTTACGATAAATACCGTAATTGACTAATGGCACTAGGTGACGTGATGGTCTATTGATAACCAGAAAATTTCTATAGAATGCCCTTATCTGAAAACTCTGCCGTACAcgtacatgtgtgtgtttatatgtgaTTGAgtagaaattattattagtaaTTTGTGTTATTTCGCATTTTACCATATTAGCTTGGGTTGCGCTTGATTTTAGTTTTACTCGGTCCACAGGTgtgataaattaatttaaaaaaatacaaaaaaaaaaaacaggtaaGGAAGTGCCAAGTTCAGGTGAAACACTAAAGGTGTGTCTAACAGAGAATCGGATTTAAGCAATTTTAGagattcatacatacatatactgtatataactcatacactgaccgacatattcggcataaggtttgttagaaaaaacgaaaatcactatacaaggtgcgttccaaagtaaacaggacttaaaaaaacagaacaaatggtgttttcggcaaaatcaatttattttattcacaacagTCTcaacagctttttgcatggtcctcGTTGGCCGgaatgaccgccagtatgccggtgcaagccttttgaatggcctctacgtctgcataacgctttcctttcatgggcaaatgcatttttccgaaaaggaagaagtcgcacggtgccatatcaggtgaatacggagagtggttaatggttaaaatgtgatttttggtcaaataatcgtccttcgaatgttggattctgagcaatttttgtggaataaaccgtgcacacacttttcgtaagcccaaatgttcagtcaaaatgcgataaatcgatgatttggagatgttcaattccatttccatgaatttcaatgatgattgcggctgatttttgatgaattcacgcacagtttcaatggaatttccggtgatcacggattttgattggcctacatgttgatcgtcatttatgtcctcacgaccactttgaaaacattgaaaccactcgtgcactctgctacgggataagcaatcatcgccataaacttgtttcatcaattgaaacgtttcggtaaaagttttaccaattttaaaacaaaatttaatgttggctctttgttcgaagctcattttcgcaccgataacacaaacatactcacacttaaaacgcaataacttcacttccaatcaatgaaatgtcatgaaatgtcactggacaatcgataaagggggcgctagattcaaaaagattcctagattcctgtttactttggaacagaccttgtatgtagtATAAGAAAGATGGTAAGTTGAAAttaacccgattttatctatttttcccaataccacatactaaaccaccaatcatatagagcaaagtcagccggatgttcgaaaattttgatattagttatatggg contains:
- the LOC126759980 gene encoding TNF receptor-associated factor 3 isoform X2 — its product is MRTHLKECPRAKAQPQQSNSLERLDQFMDNRINQLEKDLSALRSVLNEEIGQRLHLITDVGNLRKYNQVLEDWKHEADESVRGVKALLNEEIVQRQFEVGEAYKDNVANFEMIKKVKADIQGEMDVLQKNIQQLSLEVAEHVNHLNDNTMKLEEMILENEKKNLDKFIEIEEFLNVLDGDLKTKFVANSDLNAKQANMDLEVKSMKNIVCETEERCEKLEGIVNQIDTKLHQTMQTLADLENHLATQQRLTSIQNTRGHLIWRIKDFSKKLEEAKQYETILHSAMFSNKPYGYALRLDIHPNGKGTWKGRNLIACLNVIAGEYDALLSWPCRLQADIIIRAQFNNAEESQDYVKTILVRKKNDEFIQNNQYFHIPHKIITNANFLRNDSLYVEVRVLK
- the LOC126759980 gene encoding TNF receptor-associated factor 3 isoform X1, producing MATNGNGYLRNSNGALPSNGTTTVLKYEKSSCLFCNEWFDSQTFTEHLIHCGQVLEQCPNSCNAFVPRIRMRTHLKECPRAKAQPQQSNSLERLDQFMDNRINQLEKDLSALRSVLNEEIGQRLHLITDVGNLRKYNQVLEDWKHEADESVRGVKALLNEEIVQRQFEVGEAYKDNVANFEMIKKVKADIQGEMDVLQKNIQQLSLEVAEHVNHLNDNTMKLEEMILENEKKNLDKFIEIEEFLNVLDGDLKTKFVANSDLNAKQANMDLEVKSMKNIVCETEERCEKLEGIVNQIDTKLHQTMQTLADLENHLATQQRLTSIQNTRGHLIWRIKDFSKKLEEAKQYETILHSAMFSNKPYGYALRLDIHPNGKGTWKGRNLIACLNVIAGEYDALLSWPCRLQADIIIRAQFNNAEESQDYVKTILVRKKNDEFIQNNQYFHIPHKIITNANFLRNDSLYVEVRVLK